AATGGCTAAATAAAGGTCAAGATAGAGTTATAACTTATAATATTGGAATTCAATATAAAAATAAAGATGTATATTTTTCAATAGCTGGACATATATTTGATATTTTTCAATGGCTTAAACAGCCAGAATCTAAATTTCCTTCTGAAGTTGATAAAATAGGTGAGTGGTGTAAATCTACTTTAGATAAATTATATGGAATATTTGGAGAAAATAATAAAAAAGTAGAATTAAAAAAATTACTAAAATTATCTGGTATTTTACAATATGAAAGAAAGTTTTTAGAACCAGATGAATATAAAATATTTTACAATGAGAAATTAGGTAGAGTAGATGCTAGGTTAAAAATATTAAAAGAAAATACTGATTTAATAAATTTATTGAAGAATGGAAATCTACAGGTTGCAACTTCTCATTTAATGGGAGATTCGGAATGTTCTAAATGCCATAAGTCGTATCTTAAATGTGGATGTTCGAAATATCTTGATGAAGATGTAGTTCAAATACCCAAAGATATTGAATTTTTACCTTTGTTTTGGACAAATAGAAAAGCTTGAGTAATTGTATTTATAAGTGTTTAAAGACGACCAACTTCATCTAACAGCAGCTTAGCGACATCCCAGTTTTGAGCATAAATGAAAGCAAGGCTTACTTATGTAAGGTTTTAGCGCTGATTAGATGTTGAGAGCATTATCGGGGACGTCGCGAAGCTGCGGGACGTTATATGCCATCCCTGCTAAAAAATAGTGGTAATAGGTAAAAGAAACATGGAAAATTATTGAAATTTTTAATGTTTGTTAAACCGATAAAGCGGGTTAGTATAATTGAAGATTAAAAGATTGTTTATATAGCTCTAATCGATATGTTGCAAGAAAAATGGTGCAGTTTTGTTTTTAAAAGGAGATGTTAACATGAAAAAAACTTTCATCGTAATTTTATGTTTAATTTTTATTTTATCTTTGAGTGCTTGTGAAAATAAAGATGGGATAAGCCATCTGGGAGTAAATGCAGAAATTTTAGAGATATTCCCAGATGAAAAAGGTATGTTAGTGAAAGCTTTAGACAAGGACAGTGTTCTAGGAGATAAATACTATGTAAATTGTAATGATATGAAAACATATTTTATTGAAGTAATTGACTCCGAACCTATAGATATAACATTTGAAGATTTTTCAGTGGGAGATAGAATAACCGTTAATATTACAAAATTTGAGGATAAAGAGGATGAAATTTTAAGTCTTCAACTAGAGGAACGCAGGACACATAGGACACAAAGGGACGGTTCTTTTGTGTTGAATTAACTCTTGCTTCATTCATGTTAAGATGAACATTGGAATGGCAACCCTTTTTTGAACAAAAAAGATAAGGGGTATGCCCAATAGTAAAAATTTACAATCAAATACGTCAATTCACTTCCGGCCAACCAGAAAGTGGATTGTAACCGTCTATCGTCATGGTGTAAAGGGGAAGTACGCCCTTGACGCCATTCCTCAGACGGTTAAAGGGATTCCACTGGTCGGCTCGGGAAGTTGTGTTGGTAAAGATCTCTATACTCACAAGGGCTGTTGTAGTCCAATGATGAATGCAGTCGTAACCGGTTAAACCAGTTCACATAGTCTGCCAGTTCGCGTCTGAGGTGAGATAAGTCTTCAAACTGATGCTGGTAGATAAATTCTACCTTGAAGGTTTTGAAGGTGGCTTCTGCAACGGCGTTATCATACGGGCATCCTTTCAGGCTCATAGAGGGTTGAATACCAAAGGTCTTCAGGGCCTTGGCCATCAGCTGGTTGTTGAATTCACTGCCCTGATCTGTATGGAAAAGCTGGACCTGGTTCAGGTTCCCTCTCACTTTGCTCAAGGCTTGTTGGACTAGTGCTGCCGTTTTATGAGGACCAGCACTGTAACCTACAATTTCCCGGTTAAACAGGTCTGCCAATAGGCAGACATAATGCCATTTTCCTCCTACTCGAACATAGGTCAGGTCACTGACTATCACGGCGTAGGGAGAGTGGTCATTGAACTGTCGGTTCAATCGATTTGGAATGGTGCTTTCTGGTGCTTTACGGGCATGAGCTTTGTACTGGGCGACGGTATAATTGGATACCAGGCCGTTTTCCTTCATGATCCGTTGGATTCGCTTTCGTGACAGACGATGTCCTTTCTTTTGAAGTGCTGCTTTGATGCGTCGAGCACCATAGTTGTTACGGCTTTCCCGGAAAACCTGTATCACGGGATCTGTAAAAGGCTCTTCTTTTACAACACGCTTAGCGTCGTAGTAGTAGGTGCTTCTTGGAATCTTGAGGACGAGGCACATTGCTGATACTGAGTATTTGTGAGCGTTATTCCGGATCACAGTTACTTTCGTCCGATGATCAGCGCTGCTTGCTTTAGTCCGAATGTCAATGAATTTTTGAGCCACGTGCTAATGAATTTCTGAGCCACTGTGCTAGCGAATAAGTGAGCCAGTAAGCTTGAATCTCGATCTTTTTCTTTTGATCTTTGACAAATAGAAAAAACAAAAAGCTCGTCGTAGCGGCTGTTAAGATGTGGTCAACGCTGGAGGCGTTGTCCAAACTGTTGTGGGCTCTGTGGGTCACTCCTTCCAAGGAGTTATCCATAGAATCCACAACAGTGGCATCTTAATAGCCCAATCATCCTTGTTCCATTCGGTAGGATGGGTTGTTCATGTTAAGGATATGGGATCGAAAGGTGAGACGATCCACTAAGGCAGTGATTAGTGTAGGGTTTTCAAAGAGTTCTGTCCACCTTGAAAATTCAAGATTGCTGCTGATAATCACACTGCTTTTTTCCGCCCGGTCGGAGATGACCTTGAAAAGAAGTTCGGATTGATGGCGGTTGAAGCTCAGATAGGAAAGTTCGTCTATGATCACTAGTTCAGTTTTTTGAAGTTGTTTTTCCAGTTTTTGCAGTTCTCGTTGATCTTTTGCTTCCACCAGCATGGTAGCCAGGGTGGCAGCTGTGAAGAATTTGACCCGAAAGCCAGCTTGGCAGGCTTTCAGTCCAAGTACAATACTTAGATGCGATTTTCCTCCTCCTGAGTTGCCGATCATAACAATGTTTTGTCGGTTTCGGATGTAGTCGCAAGAGGCTAATTCATGGATAAAGGCGTCTTCCGCGTGGCATAGTCGTTTTAATTCCAGTTCTTCCATGGTTTTGGGATGGGGGAATCCAGCTGCTTTGATGCGACGTTTTTCCTGATTGACTCGACGGGATTCCAGTTCTTGTTTCATCATGGTCAAGAGGAATTCTTCATACCCTGGCTGATCACTTTGACGCAGTACTTCCTGATACTGGCAAAAGCTTGGGATCCGAAGTTGCTTGGCATACAGGGCGATGATATCTTTTTTTCCCTTCATTGCCCCACCACCTTGAATTTGCGGTCATACGCTTTAAGGTCCACAGGATGAACGGAGATTTCAGTGGCAAGGCTTGGAATGGGTTCCACAGGTGGACTTAACTCGCTTCTCACCAGTTCTATGGTCGGCTGAATACCTGTTGGCAGTTGGTCGCGGATGGTCAGCAGGCGGTTAACTCCATATTCAACGCTTAATACCAGTAGTTTAACGGTGTCTTTGGCACCGTTGGGGAAAGTTCTTCCCCAATCAAGGAGGGCCATTGCTTCGGATCGGCGAATGGGTTTTGCGTGGTACACAGATCGGGGCTTTTGTTCCAACAGGGGCAGGTAGTGCTCCAGCTGATACAAAATCTCTCCTCGCTCATAGCTTCGTTGATGGGTAGCGACTTTATCGGCGTTGTAATAGCAGGCAATTTCGTTACCAAATGCTTTGACGCTGATCTGACGACCCACCAACTTGACTGGAACAGAATAACGGTTTCGGTCAAACTGGAACGTGCTGTCATCATACACTCGTGGACTGACGGTTCTACTGGTGTCAAAGGTGTATTCGGGTAATTTGATCAAGGCATGGCAGTCCGCGATGGATTGTTCTCCTACAGTTTGGCTTCGGCCCTGTATTTTGTGTTGACGGTATTCCAGGCAGCCTGCGATCAAAAGCTCATTGAGTTCATCAATGCTGTCCACTCGTGGGATGGGGACCATGAGGTTGCGTCTGGACCAGCCCACCAGGTTTTCAACTAGAGATTTTTCGTTACCGCTGTTAATGTTGGTAAAATGTGTCTTGAAGGCATAATGGGCACTGAGTGCTTGGTAGCCGGCCTGTGGTTTGGCATACAGGCCAAAGCCTTCTTTTACCCCGACACGTGCATTATCAAAAATGACTTTTCCGGAGATGCCGTTAAAGTGGGTAAAGGCATCCACATGGCCTTCCAAAAAGGACTCTTGATTTTAGCGATGGAACCTTTTAACAAATATATCTGCACTGTTGCATAATCGATAGCAGAACAATTGAACTTTTACTTTGATGCCTTTCAGGTAGATGGTTCCTTCACCCCAGTCCACTTGAGCGGCTTCACCAAGATCGAACTCCAGGGGCATAAAGGCTTCTTTGTACTTGGGTCTCATCTCCTTGACGATGTTACGAATAGCGGATTCGCTACCGGTATATCCTTTTTCTTTCTTCAAGCGGTGATAAATCCGCCTGGCAGTATGACGTTGTTTTTTCAATCCTTCTGTTTCGTCCTGCTTCAGGCAATCTTGAATGAAATCAAGAACTGTCTCTGTCACCACGGTGGCTGGTCGTTCGTAGGGTTTTCTCTCCCAGGGTACATGGTTGCCGTCGCAGTATTTTTTAACCGTGTTTCTTGAAATACCCAGTCTGCGGGCTATTTCTCGCTGGCTGATGTTCTCATGGGTATGCATTTTTCGTATTTGGCCATATAATTCCACGTCCACGATCACGCCTTTCGCCCTTGTTTATGATAATCTAAAAATACCCCACCATATTAGTTGAAAAATCCCCCAGAAGCATTACAATTAACCCTATGACAATTCATAGGGGGGCTAAAGGGGATGATCCGTTTAGTGCAAAAACAAGAAATCATATTAAAACATTTTAGAGAAGGGAAATCACAAAGAGATATTAACAGAGAAACTGGTATTTCCCGAAAAACGATTCGGAAGTATATTCGAAAATACGAGGAGCAAAAACAAGCAATTCTTGATGGAGATCTGGAGGATAAGGAAGTCATTCATGATTTTATCGCAGCCCCTAAATATGATAGCAGCAATCGGGTGCGAAAGAAGTTAACGGATGAAATCATCGATCGTATTCATTTTTTCATAAGAGAGAACGAAAAGAAAAAATCAACAGGAAGGAGCAAACAACAGAAGAAAAAAATTGATATTTATGAGTGTTTAATAGAGGAAGGGCATGACATTAGCTATTCGACTGTTTGTAATTACATTAGAAAATATACGGAGACTTCCAAGGAGGCGCATGTCAGGCAGGAATATCAGCCAGGAGAAATCTGCGAATTTGATTGGGGTTATGTACACTTAACGATTGACGGGAAACCAAAAGTGATTCAAATGGCGGCTTTTACCGGTGCAAAAGGCAATTATCGGTATGCGAATTTGTATCACAACCAAAAAATGGAAAACTTTTTAGACGTTCATGTGAAATTCTTTAATGAGATTAAAGGAGTTTACCAGACAGTGGTTTATGACAACATGAAGGTGGCAGTCAAAAGGTTTGTCAGTAGAACCCAAAAGGAAGCGACGGAAGATCTGCTAAAGTTATCCCTGTATTATGGCTTTCGCTATCGATTTTGCAATGTTTGTAAAGGAAACGAAAAAGGGCACGTTGAGAGAAGCATTGAATACATTAGAAGAAAAGCTTTCAGTAAACGGGATACATTTGACAGTCTGGAGCAGGCGAATCAGTATCTTAAGGAGACATTGGAAAAACTCAATGCTCGACCAACAGAATACAACGAGGAGAAAAGTCCGGCAGATATCTTGGAGGAAGAAAAACCCTATCTGCTTGAATGGATGCCAAGCTATGATACCGCAAGAACTTGCGAATTGAGAGTCAATAAATATGCGGTAGTTAGTATCGACGAAAACAAATACTCTGTACCTGACGACTTGGTAGGCCGGTTTGTTTTTGCCAAAATATATCCAGAAAAAATATTGCTGTATCATCAGGAAAAGCTAATAGCCGAACATAGGCGAAGCTATGGTGCACATACCTGGAGTATCAATATTCATCATTACCTCAACACCATAAAAAAGAAGCCTGGGTCCCTTCATTCGAGCACAGCCATGCAACAAATGAACCCCACGCTTCAATCCATATACCATACTCATTATACCGAAAATCCTAAGGATTTCATAGACCTATTAGAGCTGATTGGTGAAAAAGGTTTAGAAAAAATTCAAAGCGTCATCCAAGAACTGGAAAAACTTAATCCAACAAGCGTCAATACAGAAAAAATCAAAATGCTTTGTCAGCGAAAAGATCCAGAAGGTAAGTCACTAAACCAGGAAAGGACCACAGAGATAGAGGAAAAATCAAAGATCATCTTAAACCACTATGGTCATCTTCTAAAGCCTTCCTGTGTCGCCTTTCATAAGGAGGCGAAAATCATATGAACCATCAGAAAGTCCATGAACAATTGGCGCATTTTTCAAGGGAGATTAAATTACCCTATACACTCAAGCACTTCAAAGAAGAACTGGAGGAGGCGAACAAAAAAAACAAAACCTATGAAACGTTTCTGTACGATCTTTTGGAAAAGGAATATGACCTAAGGAAAGAAAATGGACGGAAAAGCAGGATTCGTAATGCACGATTCCCTTACAAAAAATACCTTGAAGACTTAGTGATCGAAGATTTGCCTGAAGATGCTCAAAAGAAGGTTAAGATATTTTCAACCCTCAAATTCATTGAAACCGGTCAAAATATTATTCTGGCTGGAAATCCAGGAACGGGGAATTATGAAAAGCAATGGTTTATGG
This genomic stretch from Tindallia magadiensis harbors:
- the istB gene encoding IS21-like element helper ATPase IstB — encoded protein: MKGKKDIIALYAKQLRIPSFCQYQEVLRQSDQPGYEEFLLTMMKQELESRRVNQEKRRIKAAGFPHPKTMEELELKRLCHAEDAFIHELASCDYIRNRQNIVMIGNSGGGKSHLSIVLGLKACQAGFRVKFFTAATLATMLVEAKDQRELQKLEKQLQKTELVIIDELSYLSFNRHQSELLFKVISDRAEKSSVIISSNLEFSRWTELFENPTLITALVDRLTFRSHILNMNNPSYRMEQG
- a CDS encoding Mu transposase domain-containing protein, translating into MEGHVDAFTHFNGISGKVIFDNARVGVKEGFGLYAKPQAGYQALSAHYAFKTHFTNINSGNEKSLVENLVGWSRRNLMVPIPRVDSIDELNELLIAGCLEYRQHKIQGRSQTVGEQSIADCHALIKLPEYTFDTSRTVSPRVYDDSTFQFDRNRYSVPVKLVGRQISVKAFGNEIACYYNADKVATHQRSYERGEILYQLEHYLPLLEQKPRSVYHAKPIRRSEAMALLDWGRTFPNGAKDTVKLLVLSVEYGVNRLLTIRDQLPTGIQPTIELVRSELSPPVEPIPSLATEISVHPVDLKAYDRKFKVVGQ
- a CDS encoding winged helix-turn-helix transcriptional regulator — protein: MIVDVELYGQIRKMHTHENISQREIARRLGISRNTVKKYCDGNHVPWERKPYERPATVVTETVLDFIQDCLKQDETEGLKKQRHTARRIYHRLKKEKGYTGSESAIRNIVKEMRPKYKEAFMPLEFDLGEAAQVDWGEGTIYLKGIKVKVQLFCYRLCNSADIFVKRFHR
- the istA gene encoding IS21 family transposase encodes the protein MIRLVQKQEIILKHFREGKSQRDINRETGISRKTIRKYIRKYEEQKQAILDGDLEDKEVIHDFIAAPKYDSSNRVRKKLTDEIIDRIHFFIRENEKKKSTGRSKQQKKKIDIYECLIEEGHDISYSTVCNYIRKYTETSKEAHVRQEYQPGEICEFDWGYVHLTIDGKPKVIQMAAFTGAKGNYRYANLYHNQKMENFLDVHVKFFNEIKGVYQTVVYDNMKVAVKRFVSRTQKEATEDLLKLSLYYGFRYRFCNVCKGNEKGHVERSIEYIRRKAFSKRDTFDSLEQANQYLKETLEKLNARPTEYNEEKSPADILEEEKPYLLEWMPSYDTARTCELRVNKYAVVSIDENKYSVPDDLVGRFVFAKIYPEKILLYHQEKLIAEHRRSYGAHTWSINIHHYLNTIKKKPGSLHSSTAMQQMNPTLQSIYHTHYTENPKDFIDLLELIGEKGLEKIQSVIQELEKLNPTSVNTEKIKMLCQRKDPEGKSLNQERTTEIEEKSKIILNHYGHLLKPSCVAFHKEAKII
- a CDS encoding ATP-binding protein — protein: MNHQKVHEQLAHFSREIKLPYTLKHFKEELEEANKKNKTYETFLYDLLEKEYDLRKENGRKSRIRNARFPYKKYLEDLVIEDLPEDAQKKVKIFSTLKFIETGQNIILAGNPGTGNYEKQWFMERNEVAALICNGCSFICFHNTSI